One window of Populus nigra chromosome 5, ddPopNigr1.1, whole genome shotgun sequence genomic DNA carries:
- the LOC133694706 gene encoding uncharacterized protein LOC133694706 isoform X1, with translation MEYHKYDPNARASRKSKDRTIATTAMTPPSSYFHYTKYAKHSSPIPSPCYPNNLNFHHHSNFLEPPPPPQTPPPPPLFPQFSPRNPHFSYIPSPNHPQIHDNYNHQRSHHDLPHSTQLPWVSHQLYDDRQPPRRLPEFDHCVHEPRPDFTFLRDDHMQTRHELEGDPNPNSRLVQDRNVVTDGESEHRRRRGEFGSNSDRSSSVFQTVSNQLRGFKSNSGNYENRRRLNYDYHEKGSANQRWVHDRDVMGESRDSLIELGSNEIGDGENRILAGKREHYRIRDGNLELERDGGKRSRESSYEFNRTPRKQLQKKSALLRLQKPSYRNREDERVHYSSYADYTKSSPFRGKHQESGYLRGKDKDKVLHADRGMVEGARERSPVELDVSFKSNSLVAKAILTPTLSSAGASEMNLTPRNRKVRKVLVPAKDKDSLNSSMHKPNKVALGLDEAASVANKASSSNKELKKSKEVVTASGITNVRDSSSLPMKRTVSLRSGTNLVSGKTSSLKGGKKKKVVKRVVKKVVNHKSTLSSSQPSKICDEPVKADSFAYNPTEPIDPDKAATVADIVDPQPCPNEATAMPKNDKVERFDKFMESGLVGAGLDSGNLFVFNINGNKSRSASPSGFSNHEETKFGESFINGDCDKGLHAIADTENSLKKSLDETFRSDIGGVEDVSKQPCQKGDSCLFEDNAVRGSLKVLDYIEGNTDFGSLSSEKTIIHEGPMNTCMPLMGLDTASMNSQERITVFDAGASDVGCKEPCRNLGSPSAENGITDLLQGASFPVVTNRSFSVSISGETGIQNDVIRPNQGVGAILVSPSCCTNSKEINISVHGTGDDFSEQLSQDGVTKTLENASIGGSLDTKVSAGGSDEDATDITKNDKKIEVRQLDLSRTDVSYMHLDPANMVTSTSAHWVDKTLRLCFEDSATAECTFSGSQFVGVGSQSCNIVSVLHEGSLTDVSAGKDSVRRSDDVGPSNVSPRNEKNRKFSAPQLELNSPQKSDADEGPVFAGNSTSVMEVPSNSGDGHTLPEEEAVVSDMDFLCTSDFLPAQKRITASLENCSAGEHTVAAVKDDAFEDDGQKDVKSHFAVEKLAVTKVTSRDLVVLGGKDIINATPVVVGSSNPNDSMDVDAGEGDKMDVDAAEEQVVIDGGIDPCQIPSKLQTLVLTEKLPGIDVEDSDFHGVKNNSPCMSNYLSSFEDGFGVSTINSSEELMAFVPETLSDRGFPETLPDVLGTSLSKNPVEKVHGYHDKILAERPAINVGSNSSICTTSSQSGKIVLKSDHAVEGDRLLARRTGHFPSQDSKITTRTQNAVSGQLYGRKNQTNCAVSEIYPGRSSFVFTASKSTASSSRNSKTQTWHRTDSSSDSAPPAKKAFSSTVHAQMQFPRKTDKLQSTSYIRKGNSLVRKPISVAQSPDPHGLSSSVYQLNSSGTNEPKKSTGSDSRIDIVDPLDVVRKGGMSASCERPRTPPLSSVPKIPNQATNALGVRVSSPLAEHLHSLSTETATAPAEFMESNDVPKSSDNLLKISESPITQNSQINNLECNGDLNEDNKVVLANVKNLTYFKRKSNQLVATSNPCASSVQNACNTSSSDSYYKRRRNQLNRTSLESQVKQTTSIPDESLNSEGQTALYSFFSGNFSMRRLRKVLTKTRKPSKFSLVWTLHGAQLSKNDGDSLHHGKVLSHLFPWKRATYWRSFLPKPSSISNHSSLSSIGRKLLLLRKRNTVYTRSKHGFSLRKSKVLSFGGSSLIWSKSIDRYSKKASEEATLAVAAVERKNRERRGAAHVASPTKSRNSSSRECIFRVGLVRYKRDSSKRTLQMISGDESSCSGALQKENDAKKSYVPRRLMIGKDDGRYVRIGNGNQLIRDPKKRTRILASEKVRWSLHTARSRLARKRKYCQFFTRFGKCNKDDGKCPFIHDSSKIAVCTKFLNGLCFNPECKSTHKVIPERMPDCSYFLQGLCTNKDCPYRHVCVNPNASICKGFLRGYCADANECLKKHSYVCPTYEATGSCPQGSKCKLHHPKNRSKEKKSKRSRDNNAQGRYFGLMHASTTELRNPVPGKLNVLDNGAISFKGSIADYISLDVIDEVVENIIPADEHTALGDSDPLELQLGDLDELIKPVRIMNI, from the exons ATGGAGTATCATAAATATGATCCAAACGCGCGCGCATCCAGAAAGAGCAAAGATCGAACAATAGCCACCACCGCTATGACTCCTCCATCTTCCTATTTCCACTACACAAAGTACGCTAAACACTCTTCTCCTATCCCTTCTCCTTGTTACCCTAATAACCTTAATTTCCACCACCATTCCAACTTTCTTGAACCGCCTCCGCCGCCACAAACACCTCCTCCTCCACCGTTATTCCCACAATTCTCCCCTCGAAACCCCCATTTCTCCTATATCCCTAGCCCAAATCATCCCCAAATTCACGATAACTATAACCACCAGCGATCGCACCATGACCTTCCTCACTCAACTCAATTGCCTTGGGTTTCTCATCAATTGTACGATGACCGTCAACCGCCGCGTCGTTTACCCGAGTTCGATCACTGTGTCCATGAACCCCGACCCGATTTTACGTTTTTGCGTGATGATCATATGCAAACTAGGCATGAATTGGAAGGTGATCCTAATCCTAACTCTAGATTGGTTCAGGACCGTAATGTTGTGACTGATGGTGAGAGTGAGCATCGTCGTCGTCGTGGTGAATTTGGATCTAATTCTGATAGATCTTCTAGTGTTTTCCAAACTGTTTCGAATCAACTGAGGGGTTTCAAGTCGAATTCAGGGAATTATGAGAATAGGCGCCGTTTGAATTATGATTATCATGAGAAGGGGAGTGCCAACCAGAGGTGGGTTCATGACAGAGATGTTATGGGCGAATCGCGTGATTCATTGATTGAGTTGGGGAGTAACGAGATTGGTGATGGTGAAAATAGGATTCTTGCTGGGAAACGTGAGCATTATAGGATTAGAGACGGGAATTTGGAGTTGGAAAGGGATGGTGGTAAAAGAAGTAGAGAGAGTAGTTATGAGTTTAATAGGACTCCAAGGAAGCAGTTACAGAAAAAGAGTGCTCTACTTAGGCTTCAAAAGCCTAGTTATAGGAATAGAGAGGATGAGAGAGTGCATTATTCGAGTTATGCTGATTATACTAAATCTAGTCCTTTTAGAGGTAAACATCAGGAATCCGGTTATTTAAGAGGCAAAGATAAAGATAAGGTCTTGCATGCAGATCGTGGGATGGTAGAGGGAGCAAGAGAGAGAAGCCCAGTAGAGCTTGATGTTTCTTTTAAGTCTAATTCGTTGGTAGCCAAGGCAATTTTGACGCCGACTTTAAGTTCTGCAGGTGCTTCTGAAATGAATTTGACACCTAGGAATAGAAAAGTTAGGAAAGTGTTGGTCCCTGCTAAGGATAAGGATAGTTTGAATTCGTCAATGCATAAACCCAACAAGGTTGCATTGGGATTGGACGAAGCTGCAAGTGTTGCAAATAAAGCGTCCAGTTCTAACAAGGAGCTAAAGAAGTCTAAAGAGGTAGTTACAGCTTCTGGTATTACTAATGTGCGAGATAGTAGCTCACTGCCTATGAAGAGGACTGTGTCCCTTAGAAGTGGAACCAATCTTGTTTCTGGTAAAACATCTTCACTCAAGggtggaaagaagaaaaaagttgttAAGAGAGTAGTGAAGAAAGTTGTAAACCATAAGTCAACTTTATCAAGTTCACAGCCATCAAAAATTTGTGATGAACCTGTGAAAGCTGATAGCTTTGCCTATAATCCAACTGAACCCATTGACCCTGACAAGGCTGCTACTGTGGCTGACATTGTTGATCCACAGCCTTGTCCAAATGAAGCTACAGCGATGCCTAAGAATGACAAGGTGGAGAGATTTGATAAGTTTATGGAATCAGGGCTGGTTGGCGCTGGTTTAGATTCTggtaatttatttgtatttaatatCAATGGAAATAAGAGCCGCTCAGCTTCTCCCTCAGGCTTTTCAAATCACGAAGAAACCAAATTTGGTGAGAGTTTTATAAATGGTGATTGTGACAAAGGCTTGCATGCTATTGCAGATACTGAAAACAGTTTAAAGAAATCACTAGATGAAACATTTAGATCCGATATTGGTGGTGTTGAAGATGTCAGCAAGCAGCCTTGTCAGAAAGGAGATTCTTGCTTGTTTGAGGACAATGCTGTGAGGGGATCTCTCAAAGTTTTGGATTATATAGAAGGCAATACTGATTTTGGTTCATTAAGTTCAGAGAAAACAATAATTCATGAAGGTCCTATGAATACTTGTATGCCTTTGATGGGGTTAGATACTGCTTCAATGAACTCGCAAGAGAGAATTACAGTTTTTGACGCGGGGGCATCTGATGTTGGTTGCAAGGAGCCCTGCAGAAATCTAGGTAGTCCATCAGCTGAGAATGGCATCACCGATCTACTTCAGGGTGCTAGTTTCCCTGTAGTAACCAATAGAAGTTTCTCTGTATCTATTTCAGGGGAAACAGGAATTCAGAATGATGTCATACGACCCAATCAGGGAGTAGGGGCCATTTTGGTTTCTCCCAGCTGCTGTaccaattcaaaagaaattaatatttctgTCCATGGAACTGGTGATGATTTTAGTGAGCAGCTATCTCAAGATGGGGTTACTAAAACATTGGAGAATGCTTCCATCGGAGGTTCTCTAGATACCAAGGTTTCTGCAGGTGGCAGTGACGAGGATGCAACTGACATTACgaagaatgataaaaaaattgaagttcgTCAGTTAGATTTGTCAAGGACAGATGTATCTTACATGCATTTGGATCCTGCAAATATGGTCACCAGTACCTCTGCACATTGGGTGGATAAAACCTTGAGATTATGTTTTGAAGACAGTGCTACAGCTGAGTGTACATTTTCTGGCTCCCAATTTGTGGGTGTTGGCTCACAATCTTGTAATATCGTCAGTGTCCTTCATGAGGGCAGTTTAACAGATGTTTCAGCGGGTAAGGATTCTGTCAGGAGGAGTGATGATGTTGGTCCAAGTAATGTTTCACCAAGGAATGAAAAGAACAGAAAGTTCTCTGCTCCTCAACTGGAATTGAATTCTCCACAAAAATCTGACGCTGACGAGGGACCTGTATTTGCAGGTAACTCTACATCAGTTATGGAAGTGCCCTCCAATTCTGGTGATGGTCATACACTGCCAGAAGAGGAAGCTGTAGTGTCTGATATGGATTTTCTGTGTACTTCTGACTTTCTGCCTGCACAGAAGCGGATCACTGCATCGCTTGAAAATTGTTCAGCAGGAGAGCACACGGTGGCTGCAGTCAAAGATGATGCATTTGAAGATGATGGTCAAAAAGATGTTAAATCTCATTTTGCTGTTGAGAAACTGGCGGTTACAAAAGTGACATCCCGTGATCTAGTTGTATTGGGAGGCAAGGACATCATAAATGCTACTCCAGTTGTGGTTGGAAGTAGCAATCCAAATGACTCTATGGATGTTGATGCTGGTGAGGGAGACAAAATGGATGTTGATGCTGCAGAGGAGCAAGTTGTTATTGACGGTGGGATTGATCCGTGCCAAATCCCTTCAAAACTTCAGACACTGGTCTTGACTGAAAAATTGCCAGGTATAGATGTGGAGGATAGTGATTTTCATGGTGTGAAGAACAATTCGCCTTGTATGTCAAACTACCTATCTTCATTTGAAGATGGCTTTGGAGTTTCTACTATCAATTCAAGTGAGGAACTTATGGCGTTTGTACCTGAGACACTGTCTGATAGGGGTTTTCCAGAAACCTTGCCTGATGTCCTGGGCACATCATTGAGCAAAAATCCAGTTGAAAAGGTTCATGGGTATCATGATAAAATTCTAGCTGAGAGGCCTGCAATTAATGTTGGTTCTAACTCATCTATATGTACAACAAGTTCACAGAGTggtaaaattgttttaaaatcagATCATGCAGTAGAAGGTGATCGGCTGTTGGCTCGAAGGACAGGGCATTTTCCATCACAGGATTCCAAAATAACAACTCGGACGCAGAATGCTGTGAGTGGGCAATTATATGGAAGGAAGAACCAGACTAATTGTGCTGTATCTGAGATTTATCCAGGTCGctcatcttttgtttttactgCTTCAAAGAGTACAGCTTCTTCATCTCGCAACTCAAAAACTCAAACATGGCATCGAACTGATAGTTCTTCTGATTCTGCTCCACCAGCAAAAAAGGCATTCTCGAGCACTGTTCATGCACAAATGCAATTTCCTAGGAAAACTGATAAGCTCCAGAGCACCTCTTACATTCGCAAGGGTAACAGTCTTGTTAGAAAACCTATTTCAGTTGCTCAATCCCCGGATCCTCATGGTTTGAGTTCTTCTGTATATCAGCTCAACTCTTCTGGTACTAATGAACCAAAGAAGAGTACTGGCTCTGACAGTAGAATTGATATTGTGGATCCGCTTGATGTTGTGAGAAAAGGAGGCATGAGTGCTTCTTGTGAGAGACCGAGAACACCACCTCTATCTAGTGTCCCTAAAATACCAAATCAGGCAACTAACGCTTTGGGGGTTCGGGTATCTTCCCCATTAGCTGAGCATCTTCACTCTCTTTCTACTGAAACTGCAACAGCCCCAGCAGAATTTATGGAAAGCAATGATGTTCCAAAGTCTTCTGACAATTTGTTGAAAATTTCAGAATCTCCAATAACTCAAAATAGCCAAATTAATAATTTGGAATGTAATGGTGATCTAAATGAAGATAATAAGGTAGTTTTGGCAAATGTCAAGAACCTAAcatattttaagagaaaatcaaATCAGTTGGTTGCAACTTCAAATCCATGTGCATCTTCTGTACAAAATGCCTGTAACACATCATCATCTGATAGCTATTACAAGAGGAGGAGAAATCAGCTAAATAGGACTTCACTGGAAAGTCAGGTCAAGCAGACAACCAGCATCCCTGATGAAAGTTTGAATTCAGAGGGACAAACTGCTCTTTACTCTTTTTTCAGTGGAAATTTTAGTATGCGACGACTGCGTAAAG TCTTGACAAAGACCCGTAAACCTTCTAAGTTCTCTTTGGTCTGGACACTGCATGGTGCACAGTTATCAAAGAATGATGGTGATTCATTGCATCATGGGAAGGTCTTGTCTCATTTGTTTCCCTGGAAAAGAGCTACGTATTGGAGAAGTTTCTTGCCAAAACCATCTTCAATTTCAAATCATAGTTCCTTATCCTCAATTGG CAGGAAACTGCTACTGTTGAGAAAGAGGAATACAGTTTACACAAGGTCAAAACATGGATTTTCACTTCGAAAATCCAAGGTATTAAGTTTTGGTGGGTCTAGTTTAATATGGTCAAAATCCATTGATAGGTACTCAAAGAAAGCTAGTGAG GAAGCTACCTTGGCTGTTGCTGCGGTAGAGAGGAAGAACAGAGAACGGAGAGGTGCTGCCCATGTTGCTTCTCCAACAAAGAGTAGAAACAGTTCTTCTC GAGAATGCATTTTTCGTGTTGGCTTAGTTCGCTACAAAAGGGACTCTTCAAAGCGGACTCTTCAGATGATATCAG GTGATGAATCATCATGCTCTGGGGCccttcaaaaagaaaatgatgccAAGAAGTCATATGTTCCGAGGAGATTAATGATTGGGAAAGATGA TGGCAGATATGTGCGAATTGGCAATGGTAACCAGCTTATAAGAGATCCCAAGAAGCGAACTCGCATTTTGGCCAGTGAAAAAGTTAGATGGAGTTTGCACACCGCAAGATCACGATTGGCTAGAAAGAGAAAGTACTGTCAGTTTTTCACAAGATTTGGGAAATGCAACAAAGATGATGGAAAATGTCCCTTCATTCATGATTCCTCCAAAATTGCAGTCTGCACAAAGTTTCTGAATGGTCTATGTTTCAATCCTGAATGCAAATCGACTCATAAG GTCATTCCGGAAAGGATGCCTGATTGTTCTTACTTTTTGCAAG GCCTTTGCACCAATAAAGACTGCCCTTATAGACATGTGTGCGTCAATCCTAATGCTTCTATCTGCAAAGGATTTCTCAGGGGCTATTGTGCCGATGCTAATGAG TGTCTAAAGAAGCACAGCTACGTCTGCCCAACCTATGAAGCAACAGGATCCTGTCCTCAAGGATCCAAATGCAAGCTACACCATCCTAAGAACCgaagcaaggaaaagaaaagcaagcgATCACGAGATAACAATGCTCAAGGGCGATATTTTGGTTTGATGCACGCCAGCACTACTGAGCTGAGAAATCCAGTGCCTGGAAAACTCAATGTGCTAGATAATGGTGCTATTTCTTTCAAAGGAAGCATTGCTGATTATATCAGCCTTGATGTTATTGATGAAGTGGTAGAAAATATCATTCCAGCAGATGAGCACACAGCACTTGGTGATAGTGATCCTTTGGAATTGCAATTAGGTGATCTTGATGAGCTAATTAAACCTGTCCGTATAATGAACATCTGA